The Apium graveolens cultivar Ventura chromosome 10, ASM990537v1, whole genome shotgun sequence nucleotide sequence GCCCCTTTCTTGAAattgtgaaaataataaggaggTTGGGTTTAGCAATATTAAAGGACGGTAAAGAAGTCGACATTGGGAAAATCTTGATATACTATGTGGTGGATGTACTATTCTTTGTTAAATGTGACATGACAACTTCTTGATTCTATTTGCATTTCAAGTTGCAAAGtattgagtaaccagctcatctaaaccttaaggtgttagaggaaggtCCTATTGCAGCCTAAACTCTAATACGATGTTGAGTAACCAGATCATCTATAACCTTTAGGTGTTAGAGGAAagccccaataggatcatatatttaataCAAAGAACAATTAAGTTAGTAAAAGACTATTTCTATAATCCTTTATTCTCAAATCCTTCCACCTTACTGGTTTTATGTTACAAGTGTAATTTATAGTAATATgtttaaattgtttttaaattgATACTCTTTGCTGGGGCAGGACAATATGAACATGGACAATGCATTGTGCTCACTCTTGTAGATATTGAAACAAAACTCATATTTTCAAAGGCTATGACGTTTAACAAAAGGACTGTTTGAAAGACGACACACTATAAACCTAGAATAATGGTCCTTAAAGTATAATAGTCTTTTTTGGACTCTACATGAGTGGTTTTCGATTTTTTGTTCATCATATCTTTTTGTCAGAGTGGAAAATTGTATGATGCTGCGAGGGAGCTGGTGTTTGTTTGGTTTTTCTTCTTGGTGAAGTTTCGTGAGAGTTGTGATAGTGATGTGTTGAATTCGTGTAATTTTTAGATGTGGTACATGTACAATGAACTATCAAATAAAACTTTTGAAAGCTTAATTTCTGCTCTTTTGTTAAtattacaaaattaaaaaaaatagcaAACATTCGGAATTTGGATAAATTTATACATGCATGAGCTATATTACCATTTTTACTTGTCTTAAAAAATTAACAGCCCACCACCAGACAAACACTACTCTTTTTCATCTACCTTCAGATTTGAGGTACTTCTTCAAAATCTAGTTTTTCATCTAAACAAGCACAAGCTAGAGCATACATCCAAGGACCATGCCTAGATTCATAGACTGATCCATTCACAGTGTAAGACCTAACTTTCAAGCTATTGTGGCTTCGAGAGTTGCACCATTTGAAAGAATCCCCATTTTTCCCATGCTTGTCGGATTTGCTCCACTTTAGCTTTATTTGAATACCTTTAACTTCATGGAGGTCTATCAGTGGAACTTGAAATTCAACATTGCTTTGTACTCTTAAGATTTGTGAGGTAATGAAATACATGAAGATTCAAACGTGCATGGTAATGAAACAAATTAAGATCCTAACGAGTATAAATAGTACAATTATAACTTTGTACCCTTAAGATTACATAGGAAATTAGTTTCAATGATATTTTCGTTCTTCGACTTCTTGCTTCATCAACTCAAAAAATGTAGCTGGTACTTAAATCCTTGAGGAACAAGGGTAGATCCGTGGCAAGATACACAGAGTTGTGATTGTATATCTTTACATACAATAAGAGTTTAATTTGAAATATGTTAGCTATAGAAAAAATGTATATAGCACTTACTAGTGCATGTACTCAAACTACCATCAAGGATCCTTGGTTTCTTCAATTTTTTcttctaaaaattaaataaaattttatttaccagAATATTAGAGAGTTTATCTTTCTTAAaacaataaaaaaatataattgcATTTAAAGAAACTTGAATTCCCTTACAATTATTGGAAAGAACATTATTTAACAATATTTAGGCAGTGGAAATTCTTGGGTAGAAATGGCCGCAGAAAATGCTAATTATTTCATTTACTTATCATTACTAAAAATATGAGAATATCATAAATAACTCCATTAAGTCAATGAAAAGTTGGAGACTTGCGCATGACCCCGATATAGAATCGTGTATAGAGCTCCAACTATTTTTCAAGCAGGGAGCATAACTTACATTTTTTTCAAATATCTATCTAGCTTAGTTGCGCAATCAGCGATTAATGTAAAATCAAATATATATGGAAGTAAAGCATGTGCCTCTATGCAAAATAATAGCCTATGCGCAATGTGTAACTTAATTTGAGGATGAGTGGGGAAACCAAAATACCATGCTCAGTCTCACTACAcgtttttattataatttttttaaaaaaaatatgaattATTTTAAGTTTTGAGTTCTCTTATTGGAAAATATTTGATATCAGTCGTCAAAAAGAAAATGTGATATATTTCTCTAATCATCGTTTGTttctttctctaaatattttaAATGAAACTCATTTATCTTATTGAGATTATTCCCTTGTCATTAGATTGTGCTCCTTTCTTACATTGATTGAGACCACATAATTCTTATGAATTTTCCATAACATGTCAAGTGTTTAATCATTTGTTATCGAACTACAAGGACACGAATATCCATTATTCACGGATTTTACATGAAAagatcatatatatatatatgaatatactTGGGGAATAATTAAATTAAGGTGTAAAGAATTAAGGGAAGATATTTTATACGAAAAGACCATATATGGGAGAGAATTAAAATACATCGTTGGTGCAAGTGGAAACATAATTCACATGCATAAATAATATAACATAAATTTTCTGCTATTTTGACCACCAAATATTTTTGAACATTAATAAAAGCACATGAATAAGAGAAAAAGAAAACACACAAAGTGAAAATGAACTCAGATTTTGTAGGTGGCAGTTTCACGGATATTTGAAGTGATTCTACTATTAGTGCGGCTTCTTTCAATGAGACTGAAATGAATTGAATTAACCTCAAATGCATTTATAAGACCTTGAATTAAGACTAGCATGtacataaaattaatatttattaataattaaatattcatAAATGATATTACTATAAGATATGTGCACGTGATTGTGTATTCCACCTTGGATGTTTTATCATCGTGGAGCGGAAATCAAGCTAAAATGCCACCCACGATTCCTTTAGCAACTATAAACGCAATTCATCACTAAGCCGGAAATCACAACAATTTACATTAACCACATAAGAGTATAAAAAGACAGTGTAAGAAAATTGGCACATATTATACATAAAAATTAAATGGAAAGGGagtaatcaattaattatttttttgaatcaTTCTTTCAGTGCAAAGATATAATCAAATATATAAGAAGAAAGACAGTTATATTCTGACTTCTCAACATTTACGTATTTCGCAAAATTTTCCACGGCCTTCTGAAATCCTTCTTTCTTTCAATAATCATAAATGTAGAGATCCAGTGTAGAAATTTTCGGATCAAATAAATTCAAATGGCGAATTAAAAGATATAAAATAGAATCAAACAATATAATGTTGAATTTAATATGTGAGGATATATTAAAAAAGAATTTTCAATTAATTGTAATAAAGGCAAAGAATATAAAAAAGATAAATAaggtataaagaaaataaaattagAGTATATGGGAAAAATCTTgaattaattgtaaatatataCTGAAAAGAATCTTTAATTCATTATTTAAAGAACAAAGTATTAGATCCTTATTTCTAGTTAAGTTCGATACAACTTTTGTACtacataataaaaataaatgtcaaaaataaCAAGGACAAAAATAATGGTTTAACTACAAAATATCATTGCAAGAAAATATTTCGCGGATTTAAATAAAGGATATCATCGTACAAATCAtttatcattataaataatataacattacttattaattttttttattaatttctcaacacaagtaaatataaaataattaattttataaattgcttaagatttaaaaaaaaatgatcAAAGTATAATTTTTCAGAAAAGGGTATCCACAAATCTTTAGATTTTTTCTTTaacttttaattataaaatgaatGTGGAAGAACGGTAATGGGTCACGGTTGATAGTATAGAGATCTAAAAATCTTAAAGAGTATATAGATCAGTAAGGCTAAGGTTAGTATGAATTATTGTTATTGTTAGGTTATAGCATCATAACAAGCCAATTTCACTTTAAATAGCTAAATGGACTAGTGATAGGTTTAATATGTCATACTTGTTTGCCTTCTATACAATTCAGATTTCTATATTAACTTAGGGATCTCTATGCAACAGTTCTCTAAATAGTAGatatagaataaatcaatttggAACAACTTATGTGAACATTGTTGAAGCTTGAATTTGAGGATAGAAAACTTTTTGAAGTCAATAAGTTGTAGAAATCCCTCCAAGTCCAATATCTTGAAGTCTAGAAGAGCTATGTAGTGAAGTTCATTAAAACCAAGTAGTAAAGTCTAATCCTGAAGTTCAAATTTGGTCTATATGGAGAAGTCCAAATTTTCACTAGATCGAGAAGTCTAACTCTATGCTATACCTTGAAATCAAGAAAGATGTTATATCAAAAAGTCAAAGTTATTGAAGATCATGAAGTCCAAGGTGTACAATATCGTGAAGTCAATCAAAGTACAATTCACGATATTTTTACTTGGTCCTTTCACGACAAGACAAAAGAAGCTACAAATTTACAAGAAAATAAGAAACATTCCACTACACCACATTGTACATGGAGGGGTCAGTGAACATGTGCCCAACCTATACTTAAACTTGGAGAGAAAGAAAAAACAAATACACAAGCAAAAGAGGAGGAGCGTACAAAAGAGGAGGAGGTACAAAAGAACAAAGTGGTCCTAAAAGCTACAAAGGTGCAATGTGCACACCTAGTAGTACAttgttttatatatataatgcATATACAATTATTAGTTATGTGTAACCAATAGGAGATTAGTATTATAATATATTTTCTCTCCCTATAAGCCAAACTCGAGAGCTTGTTCTAAGAagaataatatttttttcttgaaCGTTGTAGCATAATTTCTTTATATCTTATATAAAGTAAATTGagtaaaatatatatatgttctTACATAGTTATATGTATGCAGttagttttattttttatttgttaACTAAAAAAAATGACCATTATCACTGGTGTTATGTCAAGAGTCTTAAAACACATAGAAGAAATACATGTAAATAATCACAAGTGTATTTGACAAATAAGTTAAAATTTGGGCGAACTAACTCAAGAATAGAAATCTTTAGGAACTAAAAAGTAGATCAAAGAAAATGTAATAGATTAATTGGTAAAATGGTATATAATAAGAAAAATTAATACTTCTTGTAATGAACTAACTAACTAAATTGGAGTCATAACTAATTTTACCTGCAAAAAAATCGTGAATCTTTTTAGCAACTACCAAGGGTCGGAGGCTCTTAAATATTCGCGTGGCATAAGCCAATATCTTTAATTGAAATTACAATTCAGTTTTATTATATCTTCATTTAATTTACATCCATTAAAAAGGAACAGAGAAATGGTACTTATAGATATACATAAAAGGGAATAACTTACCCATAATTAGGGTCACGTTTACCTCATCAACTTGAATAGTAACAAGAAGCAAGCGATGATCAATCAGTCACCTCGTTAATAACCAACATATTTCAATTTACCTTATATGTTTATACGGAAAAGGTAAGCAAGCATTTCCCTATAATTAAATTGATgttaaattaatcaaaaaaacAAAATCCAGAGAATAAGTTTGGATACCGTACATGTCATCTTGGAAGGTACATGTTTCCGATTTGTTCTAAATAAACAAATGCTTGTATTCCTATTTGCAAGCTTGCCAAGCTAGTTATAGTTTAACAGATCTGCTCAAACAATAAGATTTTAACTTCAGGTCCACCAAAATTCATAAATTTGGAAAACATCATTCCTGAGTTGTGATAAATTATATCcattgcataattaagagtaacgAAATAGCATACCAGCAGCAAGAAAGAATTTAATGCAAGGTGTTAAGTATAGACTCTTCATAACTAATATCGAACATACTGAAGTTTTGAACTAACATGTTGATATCAACGCTTGGTGGGAGGAATCCAGATCAGCACCAAAATATGTTAAGCCAAAAATAATGATCATAAATAAAGTACTCTAACAAGTatcttaattatatttttaagtaaatttttaaatgattaaaCACCTTACTAAATCAGATGATATGATGTTGTTCTTTTGTTTGGGAATGCAGAGAGTTGGGTATATCAATAAGAGAAAGAGCCTAATGAGTAGACACAATTAAGACTAGTTTTTATTTTGTGCCTTCCTCTACATATGTGTTATAAGATATATACGTCACATGTACAAAATGCCTATTTTATACCAGTACTTGTAAAATATGTATTTTTCTACATGACATGATGACGTTGATGTATAgctaaattgattttttttttcttttaagtTTACTTTTTCAACTAATCTCATTTAGAATAAACAGGTACTTATTAATCTACGTCCTACAATTGAAATAAAAAGTAAACTCCAAGATGTATCTATACAATATATGAAACTACTTAAATGTTGGTGGGCTTATAttaatatttttgcaaaaaagCATGGGCATAAgctataatattttatttatttttatcaacCTAAGTTCAACATCAAAATGATCAAAAAGAAAGAAGGATCCAAATCTCTGAGTTGGGCTCTTGATGAGCGCTAGTATATAGCTTGATTTCTTCTTCAGTTCTTAATCTTTAGTCCCTTATTTTTGTGTGGCTGAATGGACATTATTTTTGTAGAAGGAGAAAACACATGGTTAATAAGCACCAAGTTACCTCCATTAGTATGAGACATTTTGGTAAGTATCCAAAAATAAATTTATGCGGGCTCGGCCCAAATCTGTTAGCATTATAATCtaaacttatatttttatttaggtGTTTTTAATAATTGTTAAGGGTGTAGTTTACACGTTAGCACACGAGAATAAGTCATATAGAGTTGAGAAATTGTAGGAGTGTAGGATGAGTAAGTGGCTAGTTTGTAGGAGTCTTTCTATTTCTTTAGGTAGCAGTTTTTTTTCAATATATTGTAGTAGCAGCTTTTATTAAGTATAAACAACAAGTAATGAATAGTTTGCATTACTGAAATTCTTTCTCTGGACATACGAATTTGTGTCTTTAAAAGTGTGTATTATCAGAGCAACCCACTGTTTAATCctacatttggtatcagagctcctAGGTTAGTGGATGCCCAAGTATATGCCCAAAACAGATACAATGGATACACAAAAAATCAAGGACTGTTCTTTAAGCCTGAATTGCCCGAGGTTAACCCGAGGGAACTATACTGCCTGGTCGGTCAAGATGAGAGTATTGATGCAAGCTCATGCTATTTGGGAGGCTGTAGAACCCACAGATCCAAAGGCCACCATAGACGTGAAGACAAACAATGTGGCATTGGCTGTGATTTTTCAAACTATTCTGGAGGACATCCTACTCTCATTGGCTGATAAAAAATCTGCGAAACAAGCATGGAAGGCATTGAGGACAATGTCATTGGCAGCTGATTGAGTGAAGACGGCCAAGATTCAAACACTCAAAACAGAACTTGAAAATTTAAGCATGAAAGAAAGTGATGCGGTGGAAGATTTTTCAATGAAACTGAATGGCCTGGTCACAAACATCAAGGCACTGGGGGAAACTATCGATGAATCATATGTTGTGAAGAAATTCCTTCGATCAGTGCCAAAGAAATTTTTACAGATCACATCAGCTATTGAACAGTTCGGAGATCTCGAGAATATGACAATTGAGGAAGTGATTGGATCTTTGAAGGCGCATGAGGAACGACTTAAAGGCAAGCAAGTAGAGAACACTAGAGGACAACTCCTCTTGACTGAGAAAGAATGGATGAAGAGAGAAAGGAATGATGGGCAACTTTTGCTCACCAAAGAAGAGTGGTTGAAGCGCTCCAAGGCGGGGGGAACAGAGGTGTCACCAAACTCAAAATTTCAAAACAATAACGGGAATCAGGCAAACCGTGGTGGTCGAGATCGAAGTCGAGTAAGATGTTTCAATTGTAATATCCTTGGACACTATGCCGGAGAATGTATAAGGCCCAAATGAGACAAAGAAACTAGAACTGAAGCCAACCTCACACAAATAATCGATGATGAGCCGGCTTTACTACTGACAGAGGGTAGTACTGAGAAGGAGAGTACGCTGTTATTGAACGAGAATTCATTGAGTCCTAGGTTGAAGAAAGCTGAGAAAGAAGTTGATTCCAATGTATGGTATCTGGACAACGGAGCCAGTAACCATATGACGAGTCAGCGTGCAAAGTTTAGGGAACTTGAAGAAGGAGTGACTGGTTTGGTAAAATTTGGTGATGAATCCACGGTAGAAATCAAGGGCAAAGGGTCAGTGGTGTTCAAGTGCAAGAATGGAGAGGATATCATTTTTAAAGAGGTGTACTACATTCCCAAGCTTTATAATAACATCATAAGTCTTGGGCAGTTATCTGAAAATGGGAATATAGTTGTCTAAATGGGAATCATTTGTGGGTCTATGATGGACATGGGAGACTGATTATGAAGGTACAAAGGTCTGCAAACAGATTGTATAAAATTTTGCTGGAGAGCAGTGAATTCATGTGCCTATTGTCAAAACAAGAAGAAAATGCGTGGTTGTGGCATTCGAGATTGGGACATGTGAATTTTCAATCGATGATGTTGATGTCAAAGGACCAGATGGCACAAGGGTTGCCTGAATTTGTTTTGCCAAAAGATGTGTGCACTGGGTGTTTGATGTCTAAACAAGCACGAAATCCATTTCCAAAGAAAACAAACTTTCAAGCAAAACAGGTGCTCGAGCTAGTACACGGTGATTTGTGCGGGCCAATTTCTCCTACAACCATGGCGGGTAATAAATATTTTCTGCTTTTAGTTGATGATTTTAGTCGTGTTATGTGGATTTATATGCTTACAAGCAAAGATGAGGCATTGGGAGCATTTCAAAATTTTAAAGTTCAAATCGAGAGAGAGACTGAGAAGAAAATCAAGGTACTTAGAACAGATCGAGGGGGTAATTTATGTCAAATCAGTTCAGAGCATACTGTGAAGAGAATGGCATAAAAAGGCATTTTACAGCTCCATATTcccctcaacaaaatggagtcgTCGAGAGGAAAAAACCGAACTGTGGTGGGTATGGCTCGAAGcttattaaaagaaaagaaaatacaTGGAGTTATGTGGGGAGAATCTGTTCAACATGCAATTTATATATTAAACAGACTTGCTACAAGGGC carries:
- the LOC141690993 gene encoding uncharacterized protein LOC141690993 — translated: MKESDAVEDFSMKLNGLVTNIKALGETIDESYVVKKFLRSVPKKFLQITSAIEQFGDLENMTIEEVIGSLKAHEERLKGKQVENTRGQLLLTEKEWMKRERNDGQLLLTKEEWLKRSKAGGTEVSPNSKFQNNNGNQANRGGRDRKGSTEKESTLLLNENSLSPRLKKAEKEVDSNVWYLDNGASNHMTSQRAKFRELEEGVTGLVKFGDESTVEIKGKGSVVFKCKNGEDIIFKEVYYIPKLYNNIISLGQLSENGNIVV